One Actinomyces marmotae DNA window includes the following coding sequences:
- the rpsT gene encoding 30S ribosomal protein S20, which yields MANIKSQIKRIKTNEKARLRNQSVKSELKTYVRRVRQAVEAGDKAAAEEGLKKACRKLDKAVSKGVIHKNQAANRKSKLAKRVDSL from the coding sequence GTGGCGAACATCAAGTCCCAGATCAAGCGCATCAAGACCAACGAGAAGGCCCGTCTGCGCAACCAGTCCGTCAAGTCCGAGCTCAAGACCTACGTGCGCCGCGTGCGCCAGGCCGTTGAGGCCGGGGACAAGGCCGCCGCCGAGGAGGGCCTCAAGAAGGCCTGCCGCAAGCTGGACAAGGCCGTCTCCAAGGGCGTCATCCACAAGAACCAGGCCGCGAACCGCAAGTCGAAGCTGGCCAAGCGCGTCGACTCCCTCTGA
- a CDS encoding anthranilate synthase component II, producing MRVILLDNRDSFVYNLVDQLAVLGVRTEVYRNTVPASTVLAALEPTAREAAAGQRPALVLSPGPGHPRQAGCMMEVLGAALERGLPTLGICLGFQAIVEACGGSVGRVEPVHGRSTRAEVTPAGRADAALAVLDGGPLDVARYHSLGTRALPADLECLARTSDGIVMASRHRRRPAVGLQFHPESILTPAGPAILRALIAGLTTTTASAGES from the coding sequence ATGCGCGTCATCCTGCTGGACAACCGCGATTCCTTCGTCTACAACCTCGTCGACCAGCTCGCCGTGCTGGGCGTGCGCACCGAGGTCTACCGCAACACGGTGCCGGCTTCCACGGTCCTGGCCGCGTTGGAGCCCACGGCGCGGGAGGCGGCCGCGGGCCAGCGCCCCGCCCTGGTCCTCTCCCCCGGCCCCGGGCACCCCCGCCAGGCGGGCTGCATGATGGAGGTCCTGGGCGCCGCCCTGGAGCGCGGCCTGCCGACGCTGGGCATCTGCCTGGGCTTCCAGGCCATCGTCGAGGCCTGCGGTGGGAGCGTGGGCAGGGTCGAGCCGGTCCACGGCCGGTCCACCCGCGCGGAGGTCACTCCCGCCGGGCGCGCCGATGCCGCCCTCGCCGTGCTCGACGGCGGGCCCCTGGATGTCGCCCGCTACCACTCGCTCGGCACGCGCGCCCTGCCCGCCGACCTGGAGTGCCTGGCCCGCACCAGCGACGGGATCGTCATGGCCTCGCGCCACCGGCGGCGCCCCGCCGTCGGCCTCCAGTTCCACCCCGAGTCCATCCTCACCCCGGCCGGCCCCGCGATCCTGCGGGCCCTCATCGCCGGACTGACCACCACGACAGCAAGCGCAGGAGAGAGCTGA
- the trpA gene encoding tryptophan synthase subunit alpha: MDRYESMFAALRERGEGAFVPFVMVGDPSAELSEEVIEALIAGGADALELGVPFSDPVADGPTIQRAHIRAQEAGAALTDCLGVVARVRQRHPETPIGMLIYGNVPFAVGLGPFYARCAEAGIDSVLLPDVPVRESPAFSAAAARAGIAPVYIAPPSAAPHTLDAVAGASRGYVYAVSRVGVTGAEQAASTAGLAESVARLRAGAAAPVMLGFGISRPEQVAEAIAAGADGAISGSATVQIVESHAPAIAQAPPGSRAREEAVEAMRAELRGFVAAMKAATRPR; this comes from the coding sequence ATGGATCGCTACGAGTCGATGTTCGCCGCCCTGCGTGAGCGGGGCGAGGGGGCTTTCGTCCCCTTCGTCATGGTGGGCGACCCCAGCGCGGAACTGTCCGAGGAGGTCATCGAGGCGCTTATCGCCGGGGGCGCGGACGCCCTGGAGCTCGGGGTGCCGTTCAGCGACCCCGTCGCCGACGGGCCCACGATCCAGCGCGCGCACATCCGCGCCCAGGAGGCCGGGGCCGCTCTGACCGACTGCCTGGGGGTGGTGGCGCGCGTGCGCCAGCGTCACCCGGAGACGCCCATCGGCATGCTCATCTACGGAAACGTGCCTTTCGCCGTCGGCCTGGGGCCCTTCTACGCCAGGTGCGCCGAAGCGGGGATCGACTCGGTCCTGCTGCCTGATGTCCCCGTGCGGGAGTCGCCCGCCTTCTCCGCCGCCGCGGCGCGGGCGGGGATCGCCCCGGTGTACATCGCCCCGCCCTCGGCCGCGCCCCACACGCTCGATGCCGTGGCGGGCGCCTCGCGGGGCTACGTGTACGCGGTCTCGCGCGTGGGGGTCACCGGCGCGGAGCAGGCGGCCTCGACCGCGGGGCTGGCCGAATCGGTGGCCAGGCTGCGGGCCGGCGCCGCGGCGCCGGTCATGCTCGGCTTCGGCATCTCCCGCCCAGAGCAGGTCGCCGAGGCGATCGCCGCGGGGGCCGATGGGGCGATCTCCGGGTCGGCGACCGTCCAGATCGTGGAGTCTCACGCCCCGGCCATCGCCCAGGCGCCGCCGGGCAGCCGCGCGAGGGAGGAGGCCGTCGAGGCGATGCGCGCGGAACTGCGCGGCTTCGTCGCCGCGATGAAGGCGGCCACGCGGCCGCGATGA
- the trpB gene encoding tryptophan synthase subunit beta, with translation MSTADAAQSAPTAHNATPLPGAAPTAGRAPTGPGYTAPAPGADVPRHTLLPAFFGRFGGQEVPDFLLPALDELEAAYAEAVGDPSFLAELEDLRGGYLGRPTPLHECRGLSRPGTRIILKREDLVHGGAHKGNNALGQALLAKRMGKTRLIAETGAGQHGTATAMVAALLGLECTIYMGAHDVERQRPNVERMELMGARVVPVTTGSQGLKDAVDAALTQWCERLGSTAYILGSATGPHPFPTIVRYFQSVISIESRAQMLARYGRLPDAVIACVGGGSNAIGAFSEYLDDDVELIGVEPAGKGLSTGLHGAPICAGRTGVLHGTRSYVMLDDDGAVLPSHSISAGLDYPSVGPEHAYLADTGRARYVAITDDDALSAFRELSRGEGIIPALESSHAIAEALRIAREREASGWAEEMLLLVNLSGRGDKDMREIRERLP, from the coding sequence ATGAGCACCGCGGACGCCGCCCAGTCGGCCCCCACCGCCCACAACGCCACGCCCCTTCCCGGCGCCGCCCCCACCGCCGGCCGCGCCCCCACCGGCCCGGGATACACCGCCCCGGCCCCCGGCGCGGACGTCCCCCGCCACACGCTGCTGCCAGCCTTCTTCGGGCGCTTCGGCGGCCAGGAGGTCCCCGACTTCCTCCTCCCCGCGCTCGACGAGCTCGAAGCCGCCTATGCCGAGGCCGTGGGCGACCCCAGTTTCCTGGCCGAGCTCGAGGACCTGCGCGGGGGATACCTCGGCCGCCCCACGCCCCTGCACGAGTGCCGCGGCCTCTCGCGCCCCGGCACCCGCATCATCCTCAAGCGCGAGGACCTCGTCCACGGCGGCGCCCACAAGGGCAACAACGCCCTCGGGCAGGCCCTCCTGGCCAAGCGCATGGGCAAGACCCGCCTCATCGCGGAGACCGGCGCGGGCCAGCACGGCACCGCCACCGCGATGGTCGCCGCCCTGCTGGGCCTGGAGTGCACCATCTACATGGGCGCCCACGACGTCGAGCGCCAGCGCCCCAATGTGGAGCGCATGGAACTCATGGGGGCCAGGGTCGTCCCCGTGACCACCGGCTCGCAGGGCCTCAAGGACGCCGTCGACGCCGCCCTGACGCAGTGGTGCGAGCGCCTGGGGTCCACCGCCTACATCCTGGGCTCGGCGACCGGCCCCCACCCCTTCCCCACGATCGTCCGCTACTTCCAGTCGGTGATCTCGATCGAGTCCCGCGCCCAGATGCTGGCCCGCTACGGGCGCCTGCCGGACGCCGTCATCGCCTGCGTGGGCGGGGGCTCCAACGCCATCGGGGCCTTCAGCGAGTACCTGGACGACGACGTCGAGCTCATCGGCGTCGAGCCCGCGGGCAAGGGCTTGAGCACCGGCCTCCATGGCGCCCCCATCTGCGCCGGCCGCACCGGCGTCCTCCACGGCACGCGCTCCTACGTCATGCTCGACGACGACGGCGCCGTCCTGCCCTCCCACTCCATCTCCGCCGGCCTCGACTACCCCTCGGTGGGCCCCGAGCACGCGTACCTGGCCGACACCGGCCGCGCCAGGTACGTCGCCATCACCGACGACGACGCCCTGAGCGCCTTCCGGGAGCTCTCCCGCGGAGAGGGGATCATCCCCGCCCTGGAGTCCTCCCACGCCATCGCCGAGGCGCTGCGGATCGCCCGCGAGCGCGAGGCCAGCGGGTGGGCCGAGGAGATGCTTCTCCTGGTCAACCTCTCGGGGCGCGGGGACAAGGACATGCGCGAGATCCGCGAGCGCCTGCCCTGA
- the trpB gene encoding tryptophan synthase subunit beta, giving the protein MSAGPASHGAAARPERAPIEERLMATGTVLDAIVAGRRRRLPELRKRFGHLEASALPRSERSFEEALRRRTGPAASPRPAIIMECKAASPSLGSIRADYDPAALASSYAPHAAAISVLTEPDRFNGEYEDLARVRAVVGLPVLCKDFIVDPVQVLAARHLGADAILLMLSVVPDDVYRELAGLAAALGMGVLTEVSTPGEMSRAAALGARVIGINNRDLRTLDTDLARTEEMAPLAPAGAVLVGESGVHGPEDVRRLAGLVDALLVGSSLSGSADAGAAARALVEAVPLPGGPFGERAGAGSPVPEESSVSPALRRVRLAEAAATPPGPDGRWEHPRLDPYFGEHGGQFVPELLIPALDQLEDAFIAASADPGFAAELDGLLRRYLGRPTPMTELRNLPLRGNARILLKREDLVHGGAHKGNQVLGQALLAKRMGKRRIIAETGAGQHGTATAMVCSLLGLECTIYMGATDVVRQAANVERMELMGARVVPVASGAGTLKDAVNEALRDWTASFKDTHYLLGTAAGPHPFPTIVHAFHRAISTEARAQALALTGRLPDEVIACVGGGSNAIGMFSDFIDDPSVGLIGVEPAGEGLDRRHGAPINAGTIGILHGARSYLMRDDDGQVEESFSVSAGLDYPGVGPEHARLSDTGRARYVGITDEEALEAFRLLSRHEGIIPALESSHALAQALKIAEAVPDGAEPPILLVCLSGRGDKDLDQVRARMGGSFSDDGAVARAAGMLRRMGKRGEYEALAAQAGAAGRAAPAAPGAGSSDEEER; this is encoded by the coding sequence ATGAGCGCCGGCCCCGCCTCGCACGGCGCGGCGGCGCGCCCCGAGCGCGCCCCGATCGAGGAGCGCCTCATGGCCACCGGCACGGTGCTGGACGCGATCGTGGCCGGGAGGCGGCGGCGCCTGCCCGAACTGCGCAAGCGCTTCGGCCACCTGGAGGCCTCGGCCCTGCCCCGCTCCGAGCGCTCCTTCGAGGAGGCCCTGCGGCGCCGCACGGGCCCCGCCGCCAGCCCGCGCCCGGCGATCATCATGGAGTGCAAGGCGGCCTCGCCGTCGCTCGGCTCGATCCGGGCCGACTACGACCCGGCCGCGCTGGCATCCTCCTACGCCCCCCACGCGGCGGCGATCTCCGTGCTCACCGAGCCCGACCGCTTCAACGGCGAGTACGAGGACCTGGCCCGGGTGCGCGCGGTGGTGGGCCTGCCGGTCCTGTGCAAGGACTTCATCGTCGACCCCGTGCAGGTGCTCGCGGCACGCCACCTGGGGGCGGACGCGATCCTCCTCATGCTCTCCGTGGTGCCCGACGACGTCTACCGGGAGTTGGCGGGCCTGGCGGCAGCCCTGGGCATGGGCGTGCTCACGGAGGTTTCCACCCCCGGCGAGATGAGCCGGGCGGCCGCCCTGGGCGCGCGGGTCATCGGCATCAATAACCGGGACCTGCGCACGCTGGACACGGACCTGGCGCGCACCGAGGAGATGGCGCCCCTGGCGCCGGCCGGGGCGGTCCTCGTGGGCGAGTCCGGGGTCCATGGGCCGGAGGACGTGCGGCGCCTGGCCGGGCTCGTGGACGCCCTCCTGGTGGGCTCTAGCCTGTCGGGCTCGGCGGACGCCGGGGCCGCGGCCCGGGCGCTGGTGGAGGCCGTGCCGCTGCCGGGCGGGCCCTTCGGGGAGCGGGCGGGCGCCGGCTCCCCGGTGCCCGAGGAATCCTCGGTCTCCCCCGCGCTGAGGCGCGTGCGCCTGGCCGAGGCCGCCGCGACGCCGCCGGGCCCGGACGGCCGCTGGGAGCACCCGCGCCTCGACCCCTATTTCGGGGAGCACGGGGGCCAGTTCGTGCCCGAGCTGCTCATCCCCGCCCTGGATCAGTTGGAGGACGCCTTCATCGCCGCGAGCGCGGACCCCGGCTTCGCCGCCGAGCTCGACGGGCTGCTGCGCCGCTACCTGGGGCGCCCCACGCCGATGACCGAGCTGCGCAACCTGCCGCTGCGGGGCAACGCGAGGATCCTGCTCAAGCGCGAGGACCTCGTTCACGGCGGCGCCCACAAGGGCAACCAGGTGCTTGGCCAGGCGCTCCTGGCCAAGCGGATGGGCAAGCGGCGCATCATCGCCGAGACCGGCGCGGGCCAGCACGGCACCGCCACCGCGATGGTCTGCTCGCTGCTGGGCCTGGAGTGCACGATCTACATGGGCGCCACCGACGTCGTGCGCCAGGCCGCCAATGTGGAGCGCATGGAACTCATGGGCGCGCGGGTGGTGCCCGTGGCCAGCGGCGCGGGAACCCTCAAGGACGCCGTCAACGAGGCGCTGAGGGACTGGACGGCCTCGTTCAAGGACACCCACTACCTGCTGGGCACCGCCGCCGGCCCGCACCCCTTCCCCACGATCGTCCACGCCTTCCACCGGGCCATCTCCACCGAGGCCCGCGCCCAGGCGCTCGCGCTGACGGGGCGCCTGCCCGACGAGGTGATCGCCTGCGTAGGCGGGGGCTCGAACGCCATCGGCATGTTCTCCGACTTCATCGATGACCCCTCCGTGGGGCTCATCGGCGTCGAGCCCGCGGGCGAGGGCCTGGACCGCCGCCACGGGGCGCCGATCAACGCCGGCACCATCGGGATCCTCCATGGCGCCCGCTCCTACCTCATGCGCGACGACGACGGCCAGGTCGAGGAGTCGTTCTCCGTGTCCGCCGGCCTGGACTACCCCGGGGTCGGCCCTGAGCACGCGCGCCTGTCCGACACGGGGCGGGCCCGGTACGTCGGCATCACGGATGAGGAGGCGCTGGAGGCCTTCCGACTGCTCAGCCGCCATGAGGGGATCATTCCGGCCCTGGAGTCCTCCCACGCCCTGGCCCAGGCCCTCAAGATCGCCGAGGCGGTCCCTGATGGCGCCGAGCCGCCCATCCTGCTCGTGTGCCTGTCCGGGCGCGGGGACAAGGACCTCGACCAGGTTCGGGCGCGCATGGGCGGCTCCTTCAGCGACGACGGCGCGGTGGCCCGGGCGGCCGGGATGCTGCGGCGGATGGGCAAGCGCGGTGAGTACGAGGCCCTGGCCGCCCAGGCCGGGGCCGCCGGCCGGGCCGCGCCGGCGGCGCCCGGAGCGGGCTCAAGTGATGAGGAGGAGCGCTGA
- a CDS encoding type II toxin-antitoxin system PemK/MazF family toxin, producing MASLLDVILRAVGRAATDALASTLKQSARRGSGASRPGREGSAGSPAGGPSPAPRRQGGAAPQATRAPAGGSAGIRPYDVASAGLPSFDYAPNPDGDADPGEVVWTWVPYEEDASQGKDRPVLVLARDGDRLIVAQMTSKDHDRDAAQEASHGRYWFDVGSGAWDPRGRPSEVRLDRLLAVDPSVIRREGATMRRGTFDAVIAALREHWA from the coding sequence ATGGCCAGCCTTCTCGACGTGATCCTGCGCGCGGTCGGCCGCGCCGCCACCGACGCCCTCGCCTCCACCCTCAAGCAGAGCGCGCGCCGCGGCAGTGGCGCCTCTCGCCCCGGGCGAGAGGGCTCCGCCGGCTCCCCGGCCGGAGGCCCCTCCCCCGCCCCCCGCCGCCAGGGCGGGGCCGCCCCCCAGGCCACACGGGCCCCCGCCGGTGGGAGCGCAGGCATCCGCCCCTACGACGTGGCCTCCGCCGGGCTCCCCTCCTTCGACTACGCCCCCAACCCCGACGGCGACGCCGACCCCGGCGAGGTCGTGTGGACCTGGGTCCCCTACGAGGAGGACGCCTCCCAGGGCAAGGACCGCCCCGTCCTAGTCCTGGCCCGCGACGGGGATCGCCTCATCGTCGCCCAGATGACGTCGAAGGACCATGACCGCGACGCCGCCCAGGAGGCCAGTCACGGCCGCTACTGGTTCGACGTCGGCTCAGGTGCCTGGGACCCGAGGGGCCGTCCGAGCGAGGTCCGGCTCGACCGCCTCCTCGCCGTCGACCCGTCCGTCATCCGCCGCGAGGGGGCCACGATGCGCCGGGGGACCTTCGACGCCGTCATCGCCGCGCTGCGCGAGCACTGGGCCTGA
- a CDS encoding anthranilate synthase component 1: MTITGTAGSAGPADPIRPTEPTVLTRGVRCPQDSGALVRRLARAGAIATTADAAGGAPRPVDLVLLESADITTGSSRTTVLMLEASARLTCEGDQVVIEALDRARPDGEAAVARVRASLADRVIEESPGRLVVRIPAPADDAGLEERERLTAPSTLEPLRVLASQEVDHPHLPLVAGVFAFDYLAGFERLPRVAAGPNTCPDYLFHAARILLVIDHPTGEATLVGASVDADDLARRIDVLAAVIDAAGPEPTPDEGGPAPVAGGAGPVAGTVAGTAARPVARAVPSVSDSDFAGLVAGLQESIAAGEVYQVVPSRAFTIDCPDALEAYHALRESNPSPYMFYVATPGFELLGASPESALEHSAATGEVAIRPIAGTRPRGLAPDGSVDHERDTRLELELRTDAKEIAEHVMLVDLARNDVARVSAPGTRRVRELLRVDRYSRVMHLVSEVSGQLDPGLDALDAFRASMTMGTLTGAPKLRAAELIRATEGVRRGSYGGSVGYLRGDGELDTCIVIRSAFVKDGRALVQAGAGVVGASDPAAEAAETVHKASAVLEAVAAARGAELIIETGEA; the protein is encoded by the coding sequence ATGACTATCACAGGAACTGCGGGATCGGCGGGGCCCGCGGATCCCATCCGGCCCACTGAGCCCACGGTGCTGACCCGCGGGGTCCGCTGCCCCCAGGACTCCGGGGCGCTCGTGAGGCGCCTGGCGCGGGCCGGCGCGATCGCCACCACCGCGGATGCCGCGGGCGGCGCCCCCAGGCCGGTGGACCTCGTCCTGCTGGAGAGCGCGGATATCACCACGGGCTCCTCGCGCACGACGGTCCTCATGCTCGAGGCGAGCGCGCGACTGACCTGTGAGGGGGACCAGGTGGTCATCGAGGCCCTGGACCGGGCCCGGCCCGACGGCGAGGCCGCCGTGGCGCGCGTGCGCGCGTCCCTGGCGGACCGCGTCATCGAGGAGAGCCCCGGCCGCCTGGTGGTGCGGATCCCCGCGCCGGCCGACGACGCCGGGCTGGAGGAGCGGGAGCGGCTGACGGCCCCCTCGACCTTGGAGCCGCTGCGGGTGTTGGCCTCCCAGGAGGTCGATCACCCCCACCTGCCCCTCGTGGCGGGAGTGTTCGCCTTCGACTACCTGGCGGGCTTCGAGCGGCTGCCGCGCGTGGCGGCCGGGCCAAACACCTGCCCGGACTACCTGTTCCACGCCGCGCGCATCCTCCTGGTCATCGACCACCCCACCGGTGAGGCGACGCTGGTGGGGGCGAGCGTGGACGCCGATGATCTCGCGCGCCGGATCGACGTGTTGGCCGCCGTCATCGACGCCGCCGGGCCCGAGCCGACCCCGGATGAGGGCGGGCCAGCACCGGTGGCGGGAGGTGCCGGCCCAGTGGCCGGCACAGTGGCCGGCACCGCCGCCCGCCCGGTCGCCCGCGCCGTGCCGAGCGTCTCGGACAGCGATTTCGCAGGGCTCGTGGCCGGGCTCCAGGAGTCGATCGCCGCCGGGGAGGTCTACCAGGTGGTCCCGTCGAGGGCGTTCACGATCGACTGCCCGGACGCGCTGGAGGCCTACCACGCGCTGCGCGAGTCGAACCCGAGCCCCTACATGTTCTACGTGGCGACTCCCGGCTTCGAGCTCCTGGGCGCCTCCCCCGAGTCTGCCCTGGAGCACAGCGCGGCCACGGGCGAAGTGGCCATCCGGCCCATTGCCGGCACCAGGCCGCGCGGGCTGGCCCCGGACGGCTCCGTGGACCATGAGCGGGACACGCGCCTGGAACTGGAGTTGCGCACGGACGCCAAGGAGATCGCCGAGCACGTCATGCTCGTGGACCTGGCGCGCAACGACGTCGCCCGAGTCAGCGCGCCGGGCACCCGGAGAGTGCGCGAGCTGCTGCGCGTGGACCGCTACAGCCGCGTCATGCACCTGGTCTCGGAGGTGTCCGGGCAGCTGGACCCGGGCCTGGACGCCCTGGACGCCTTCCGTGCCTCGATGACGATGGGCACGCTCACCGGCGCGCCGAAGCTGCGGGCCGCCGAGCTCATCCGCGCCACCGAGGGCGTGCGGCGCGGCTCCTACGGGGGCTCGGTGGGCTACTTGCGCGGCGACGGCGAGCTCGACACCTGCATCGTCATCCGCTCGGCCTTCGTCAAGGACGGGCGGGCCCTGGTGCAGGCCGGCGCGGGCGTCGTCGGCGCCTCCGACCCAGCCGCTGAGGCGGCCGAGACCGTCCACAAGGCCAGCGCGGTGCTGGAGGCCGTGGCGGCCGCGCGGGGCGCTGAGCTCATCATCGAGACCGGGGAGGCCTGA
- the trpD gene encoding anthranilate phosphoribosyltransferase, with translation MTEPTTVPEPATTPVPSAPAVAEAEDAHRLLREVIQGRRLSREETGIVFAALGAGDLSEAETAALLAALHSRGETADEVAGAASAFRRAARPFPAVAFPLVDVVGTGGDGVGTINISTAAGLVAASMGISVAKHGNRAVSSKTGAADVVAALGLPLDVTAEQAVELLARDHFTFLFAQAYHPAMKHVAPIRRALATPTIFNVLGPLLNPAHLTYQLMGVWDPSMLDMIAESMVKLGRKRALIVHGSGTDEIAVHGATQVREATPRGVKAYEVTPAELGVRRWELSDILGGQAAENAAALREALAGRGEPAHRDAIAVNAGALLYLAGPADNLADGTRMALEQMASGAAGRHLDSMTTAAQLEARSGRAGETSGESAKNAKSTEEERA, from the coding sequence ATGACAGAGCCGACAACCGTGCCAGAGCCCGCCACCACCCCGGTCCCCTCGGCGCCGGCCGTCGCCGAGGCCGAGGACGCCCACCGGCTCCTGCGCGAGGTCATCCAGGGCCGCCGGCTCAGCCGCGAGGAGACCGGCATCGTCTTCGCCGCCCTGGGCGCCGGGGACCTCTCCGAGGCCGAGACCGCCGCCCTGCTCGCCGCCCTGCACTCGCGCGGGGAGACCGCCGACGAGGTCGCGGGAGCCGCAAGCGCCTTCCGCCGGGCCGCGCGCCCCTTCCCCGCCGTCGCCTTCCCCCTCGTTGATGTCGTGGGCACGGGCGGCGACGGCGTGGGCACGATCAACATCTCAACGGCCGCCGGCCTCGTCGCGGCGTCGATGGGTATCTCGGTGGCCAAGCACGGCAACCGGGCGGTGTCCTCCAAGACGGGGGCGGCCGACGTCGTCGCGGCCCTGGGCCTGCCCCTGGACGTGACGGCGGAGCAGGCCGTCGAGCTGCTGGCGCGCGACCACTTCACGTTCCTGTTCGCCCAGGCCTATCACCCGGCGATGAAGCACGTGGCGCCGATCCGCCGGGCCCTGGCCACGCCCACGATCTTCAACGTGCTCGGCCCCCTGCTCAACCCCGCGCACCTGACCTACCAGCTCATGGGCGTGTGGGATCCCTCCATGCTCGACATGATCGCCGAGTCCATGGTCAAGCTGGGCCGCAAGCGCGCCCTCATCGTGCACGGGTCGGGCACCGATGAGATCGCCGTCCACGGCGCCACGCAGGTGCGGGAGGCCACCCCCCGCGGGGTCAAGGCCTACGAGGTCACCCCCGCTGAGTTGGGGGTGAGGCGCTGGGAACTGTCGGACATCCTGGGTGGTCAGGCCGCGGAGAACGCCGCCGCCCTACGCGAGGCGCTCGCGGGCCGGGGCGAGCCGGCCCACCGTGATGCCATCGCCGTCAACGCCGGGGCCCTGCTCTACCTCGCGGGGCCCGCGGACAACCTGGCCGATGGCACCCGCATGGCCCTGGAGCAGATGGCCTCGGGAGCGGCCGGCAGGCACCTGGACTCCATGACCACCGCCGCGCAGCTGGAGGCCCGCTCCGGGCGGGCCGGGGAGACGAGCGGCGAGAGCGCTAAGAACGCTAAGAGCACTGAGGAGGAGCGCGCATGA
- a CDS encoding DedA family protein, translated as MIERIHELPFAWVLLFFWCGAMARSNAMYWTGRCLGAGASRSRWARILQTPAYASAQEWAARWGVWAVPLSFLTIGAQSLVQISAGVARVPVPRYLLATAIGSLLWAGIYTTIGMAVLAGWVASPAGRLLTIVALVVVAAVILLRRRGRGRRAPRRDEPGPGRLRGPGTETAEGSPAPALTRPTPSHDMSAATSDLPPASRLP; from the coding sequence GTGATCGAGCGGATCCACGAGCTCCCCTTCGCCTGGGTGCTCCTCTTCTTCTGGTGCGGCGCCATGGCCCGCTCGAACGCCATGTACTGGACCGGGCGGTGCTTAGGCGCGGGGGCCTCGCGGAGCCGCTGGGCCCGGATCCTGCAAACCCCGGCGTACGCGAGCGCCCAGGAGTGGGCGGCGCGCTGGGGCGTCTGGGCGGTCCCCCTGTCCTTCCTCACCATCGGCGCGCAGTCACTCGTTCAGATCTCGGCCGGGGTCGCGCGCGTACCCGTGCCGCGCTACCTACTGGCCACGGCGATCGGCTCCCTCCTGTGGGCGGGGATCTACACGACCATCGGCATGGCGGTGCTAGCCGGATGGGTGGCCAGCCCCGCGGGGCGCTTGCTGACGATCGTGGCGCTGGTGGTCGTGGCCGCCGTCATCCTGCTGCGCAGGAGGGGGCGGGGCAGGAGGGCCCCGCGCCGGGATGAGCCAGGGCCCGGCCGGCTCAGGGGGCCCGGCACCGAGACCGCCGAGGGGAGCCCGGCGCCCGCGCTCACCCGTCCCACCCCGTCCCACGATATGAGCGCCGCCACGTCGGATTTGCCGCCCGCTTCCCGGCTCCCCTAG